From the Deferribacterota bacterium genome, one window contains:
- a CDS encoding ferritin family protein yields the protein MNNEKTVEEILLEAKRKEELAYDFYSKLINYVKDLGTKAMIKELAEEERKHKDILDDILKKKDI from the coding sequence ATGAATAATGAAAAAACGGTTGAAGAGATACTTTTAGAAGCAAAAAGAAAAGAAGAGCTAGCATACGATTTTTATAGCAAACTTATAAATTATGTAAAAGATTTGGGCACTAAAGCTATGATTAAGGAATTAGCTGAAGAGGAAAGGAAGCATAAAGATATATTAGATGATATATTAAAAAAGAAAGATATTT